Proteins encoded by one window of Flavobacterium sp. N502540:
- a CDS encoding tetratricopeptide repeat protein has protein sequence MIQKGVIAILFFVLLGNPISVMAQTEPEDIAMAIDEYQDAFYESLKQKGIENYDKAITSLQKCIKLKPNDAVAYFELGKNYLSLKDYRGAQDSFEKATQLDPKNKWYWLGIYDVSYETKNYPLAIETIQKIMVFDEEYKDDLISLYMITNQFDKALVAINEMNEKYGKSEDRDRYRLQILSQGKYQNAEIDNLIEQIKQHPKEESNYVNLIFLYSKSEETDKALNVAKQLAKEIPTSEWAQVSLFKVYLDGNQADKAIKAMNVILGSSKIDSKIKHRTLNEFLIYTNKNPQYAPDLEKAISYFDNDPNVDVAKEIGKFYHSKGQFENAIKYYEKDLKANSVTDRETNLLLLEAYAQTKQFEPMTKRAMNMIEVYPSQPQFYYYAGLGNNQLKQFKNAKTVLEIGLDYVVEDKTLEANFNIQLGEAYNGLGDAKKKEEYFLKANELLKKKK, from the coding sequence ATGATACAAAAAGGAGTTATCGCAATTTTATTTTTCGTTTTGCTTGGCAATCCCATTTCGGTTATGGCTCAAACAGAGCCGGAAGATATTGCTATGGCAATCGATGAGTATCAGGATGCTTTTTATGAATCGTTGAAACAAAAAGGAATTGAAAATTATGATAAGGCCATCACTTCATTACAAAAGTGTATCAAGCTAAAACCCAATGATGCGGTAGCTTATTTTGAACTAGGAAAAAATTATCTGTCCTTAAAAGATTATCGAGGCGCGCAGGATTCGTTTGAAAAAGCGACTCAGCTTGATCCTAAAAATAAATGGTATTGGTTGGGAATTTATGACGTAAGTTATGAAACCAAAAATTATCCTTTAGCAATTGAAACCATTCAGAAAATAATGGTTTTTGATGAAGAGTACAAAGATGATTTGATTTCGCTGTATATGATCACCAATCAGTTTGACAAAGCGTTGGTGGCGATCAATGAAATGAATGAGAAGTATGGGAAATCAGAAGATCGTGATCGCTATAGATTGCAAATCTTATCTCAGGGGAAATATCAAAATGCAGAAATTGATAATTTGATTGAGCAGATAAAGCAGCATCCAAAAGAAGAATCAAATTATGTAAATCTGATTTTTTTATATTCAAAATCAGAAGAAACAGATAAGGCGCTAAATGTTGCGAAACAACTGGCAAAGGAAATTCCAACTTCAGAATGGGCGCAGGTAAGTTTGTTTAAAGTGTATCTGGACGGCAATCAGGCTGATAAAGCGATTAAGGCAATGAATGTAATTTTGGGAAGTTCAAAAATTGATTCCAAAATAAAACATCGTACCTTAAATGAGTTTTTGATCTATACGAACAAAAATCCACAGTATGCTCCAGATTTAGAGAAAGCCATTTCGTATTTTGATAACGATCCTAATGTGGATGTGGCCAAAGAAATTGGAAAATTCTATCACAGTAAAGGTCAGTTTGAAAATGCGATTAAATATTATGAAAAAGATTTAAAAGCCAATTCAGTAACAGACCGTGAAACCAATTTGCTTTTGCTTGAAGCATATGCTCAGACGAAACAATTTGAGCCAATGACAAAAAGAGCGATGAACATGATTGAGGTTTATCCAAGTCAGCCGCAGTTTTATTATTATGCCGGTTTAGGAAACAATCAGTTAAAGCAATTTAAAAACGCAAAAACCGTTTTAGAAATAGGACTCGATTATGTGGTAGAGGACAAAACACTAGAGGCAAATTTTAATATTCAGTTGGGAGAGGCTTACAATGGATTGGGAGATGCAAAGAAAAAAGAGGAATACTTTTTGAAGGCAAATGAATTATTAAAGAAAAAAAAGTAA
- the dut gene encoding dUTP diphosphatase translates to MKIQIINKSQHALPNYETIASAGMDLRANLTETITLKPLERTIVKTGLFIELPIGYEAQVRPRSGLAAKKGVTVLNSPGTVDADYRGEIGVILVNLSNEEFVIENGERIAQLIIAKHERAEWIEVEELSETSRGEGGFGSTGVK, encoded by the coding sequence ATGAAAATACAAATTATCAATAAATCACAGCACGCTTTACCGAACTACGAAACGATAGCTTCGGCAGGAATGGATTTACGTGCCAATTTAACAGAAACTATTACGTTAAAACCCTTAGAACGAACCATTGTAAAAACGGGACTTTTTATAGAGTTACCTATTGGTTATGAAGCACAAGTAAGACCAAGAAGCGGACTGGCAGCCAAAAAAGGAGTAACTGTTTTAAACTCTCCGGGAACTGTTGATGCAGATTATAGAGGTGAAATAGGGGTTATTTTAGTAAATTTATCCAACGAAGAATTTGTAATTGAAAATGGAGAGCGAATCGCACAACTGATAATTGCAAAACACGAAAGAGCAGAATGGATAGAAGTTGAAGAGCTTTCTGAAACGTCAAGAGGAGAAGGCGGATTTGGCAGTACAGGAGTAAAATAG
- the atpA gene encoding F0F1 ATP synthase subunit alpha → MAEIKPAEISAILRKQVEGFESGATLEEVGTVLQVGDGIARIYGLSNVQYGELVEFDNGLEAIVLNLEEDNVGVVLLGPSTGIKEGSTAKRTQRIASLKVGEQMVGRVVNTLGFPIDGKGPIGGDLYEMPLERKAPGVIFRQPVTEPLQTGVKAVDAMIPVGRGQRELVIGDRQTGKSTVCIDTILNQKEFYDAGKPVFCIYVAIGQKASTVAGIAKMLEEKGAMAYTVIVAANASDPAPMQVYAPFAGAAIGEYFRDSGRPALIVYDDLSKQAVAYREVSLLLRRPPGREAYPGDVFYLHSRLLERACKVIADDGIAKNMNDLPDSIKSIVKGGGSLTALPIIETQAGDVSAYIPTNVISITDGQIFLDGDLFNSGVRPAINVGISVSRVGGNAQIKSMKKVSGTLKLDQAQFRELEAFAKFGSDLDSVTLNVIEKGKRNVEILKQGLNDPYPVENQVAIIYAGSKNLLRNVPVNKVKEFEADFLAYLNSKHKDTLNALKAGKLDDNITDVIEKAAKEISAKYN, encoded by the coding sequence ATGGCGGAAATCAAACCTGCTGAAATTTCAGCAATATTAAGAAAGCAAGTAGAAGGTTTTGAATCTGGTGCTACGCTAGAGGAAGTAGGAACAGTACTTCAAGTTGGAGACGGTATTGCTCGTATTTACGGGCTATCGAATGTACAATATGGTGAGTTAGTTGAATTTGACAACGGACTTGAAGCTATTGTATTGAACCTTGAAGAAGACAACGTTGGTGTGGTACTTTTAGGACCATCAACTGGAATCAAAGAAGGATCAACAGCAAAAAGAACGCAACGTATTGCTTCTCTTAAAGTAGGTGAGCAAATGGTAGGACGTGTAGTAAACACTCTTGGTTTTCCAATTGATGGAAAAGGACCAATTGGTGGAGACTTATACGAAATGCCTTTAGAAAGAAAAGCACCTGGTGTTATCTTCCGTCAGCCGGTAACGGAGCCATTACAAACTGGAGTAAAAGCAGTTGATGCTATGATCCCGGTTGGTCGTGGACAACGTGAGCTTGTAATTGGTGACCGTCAAACAGGTAAATCAACTGTTTGTATCGATACAATCTTAAATCAAAAAGAATTTTACGATGCAGGTAAACCTGTATTCTGTATATATGTTGCAATTGGACAAAAAGCTTCAACTGTAGCAGGAATTGCTAAAATGTTAGAAGAGAAAGGTGCAATGGCTTATACAGTTATTGTTGCAGCTAATGCTTCTGACCCAGCTCCAATGCAAGTTTATGCTCCTTTCGCAGGTGCTGCAATTGGAGAATATTTTAGAGATTCAGGTCGTCCGGCTTTAATTGTTTATGACGATTTATCTAAACAAGCTGTTGCTTACCGTGAGGTTTCTCTTTTATTAAGAAGACCACCGGGACGTGAGGCTTATCCTGGAGACGTTTTCTACTTACACTCTCGTTTATTAGAGCGTGCTTGTAAAGTAATTGCTGATGACGGAATTGCTAAAAACATGAACGATTTACCAGATTCTATCAAGTCTATCGTAAAAGGTGGTGGTTCATTAACTGCATTACCAATTATCGAAACTCAGGCTGGTGACGTTTCTGCATATATCCCAACAAACGTAATTTCGATTACAGATGGTCAGATTTTCCTTGATGGAGATTTGTTCAACTCTGGAGTTCGTCCTGCGATCAACGTAGGTATCTCTGTATCTCGTGTTGGAGGTAATGCTCAGATTAAATCAATGAAAAAAGTTTCAGGAACTTTAAAATTAGACCAGGCTCAATTCCGTGAATTAGAAGCTTTCGCTAAATTTGGTTCTGACTTAGATTCAGTTACTTTAAACGTAATTGAAAAAGGAAAAAGAAACGTTGAAATCTTAAAACAAGGTTTAAATGATCCTTATCCTGTTGAAAATCAAGTAGCTATTATTTATGCAGGTTCTAAAAACTTATTAAGAAACGTACCTGTAAATAAAGTAAAAGAATTTGAAGCGGATTTCTTAGCTTACTTAAACAGCAAACATAAAGATACGCTTAATGCGTTAAAAGCTGGTAAGTTAGATGACAACATTACTGATGTTATCGAAAAAGCAGCAAAAGAAATTTCAGCAAAATATAACTAA
- a CDS encoding F0F1 ATP synthase subunit B, whose translation MDKLINDFSFGLFFWQALILLVLILLLVKFAWKPIMESITAREEGIKDALLSAENAKREMENLQADNQRILNEARAERDAMLKEAREMKEKMIADSKNEAQEAGQKMIEQAKAAIESEKNAAMAELKSQVSTLSLSIAEKLLKEELSNKESQTKLVEKMLGDVKLN comes from the coding sequence ATGGATAAGTTAATTAACGATTTTTCATTCGGTTTATTCTTTTGGCAAGCGCTAATCTTGTTGGTTTTGATTTTACTTTTAGTAAAGTTTGCCTGGAAACCAATTATGGAATCTATTACAGCAAGGGAAGAAGGTATTAAAGATGCATTACTTTCTGCAGAAAATGCAAAGAGAGAAATGGAAAACTTACAAGCTGACAATCAAAGAATTTTGAATGAAGCTCGTGCAGAGCGTGACGCGATGCTAAAAGAAGCTCGTGAAATGAAAGAGAAAATGATTGCTGATTCTAAAAACGAAGCACAAGAAGCGGGTCAAAAAATGATCGAGCAAGCTAAAGCTGCTATCGAAAGTGAAAAGAATGCTGCTATGGCTGAATTGAAATCACAAGTTTCAACTTTATCATTAAGCATCGCTGAAAAATTATTGAAAGAAGAATTATCTAACAAAGAATCTCAAACTAAATTAGTAGAGAAAATGTTAGGTGACGTAAAGCTAAACTAA
- a CDS encoding murein hydrolase activator EnvC family protein, producing the protein MPKFLLSLIFICATTFMWAQDSQQEKLEQRKAQIQQEIRDNEKMLQSVKKKEKSAVNVYLIQSNKIKLKEKLINTTAKQEKLLSNDMYINQVKVNKLKKELEVLKADYSKMILKSYKSRSEQSRAMFILSSESFLQAYKRAQYLKQYTNFRKNQGLEIQSKTAELEDYNARLNGQRIVKKKIIAENEKEKQSLETEKKEQQKLVNSIKKDKNKIIADTRSKQQEAKRIDRQIDRLIREAIAEANRKAALERAKENPGSTASKTPVSSSKIALTPEGKILAADFKANRGKLPWPVEKGFISLGYGDQPHPLYPSLTVHNSGVEITTEQGASARAVFEGVVSSVIVLSPINRAVMIQHGDYFTVYQNLSQVFVEKGDKVNVKQSIGKVRTSGDTGKTIIKFLILQNTSNNNPEGWLQNR; encoded by the coding sequence ATGCCAAAATTTCTCCTAAGCCTAATTTTTATATGTGCCACTACTTTTATGTGGGCACAAGATTCGCAACAAGAAAAACTGGAACAGCGTAAAGCTCAGATTCAGCAGGAAATTAGAGATAATGAAAAGATGCTGCAATCGGTAAAGAAAAAAGAAAAATCGGCAGTAAATGTTTATTTAATTCAATCCAATAAAATCAAGCTGAAAGAAAAGCTGATTAATACTACTGCAAAACAGGAAAAACTTTTGAGTAATGATATGTATATTAATCAGGTTAAGGTTAATAAACTTAAAAAAGAGCTGGAAGTTTTAAAAGCAGATTATTCAAAAATGATTCTTAAATCATACAAAAGCCGATCTGAGCAAAGCAGAGCCATGTTTATTTTATCTTCAGAGAGCTTTTTGCAAGCCTACAAAAGAGCACAATATTTAAAACAATATACCAATTTCAGAAAAAATCAGGGATTAGAAATTCAATCTAAAACTGCGGAGCTGGAAGACTATAATGCCAGATTAAACGGTCAGCGTATTGTGAAGAAGAAGATTATTGCTGAAAATGAAAAAGAAAAACAAAGTTTAGAAACGGAAAAGAAAGAGCAGCAAAAACTAGTTAATTCGATTAAAAAGGACAAGAACAAAATTATTGCCGATACGAGAAGCAAACAGCAGGAAGCCAAAAGAATCGACAGGCAAATTGATCGTTTGATTCGTGAAGCCATTGCAGAAGCCAACAGAAAAGCTGCCCTGGAAAGAGCAAAAGAAAATCCTGGTTCGACAGCATCTAAAACTCCGGTTTCTTCTTCTAAAATTGCATTGACTCCGGAAGGAAAAATTTTAGCTGCCGACTTTAAAGCCAACAGAGGAAAATTACCATGGCCGGTAGAAAAAGGATTTATTTCGTTAGGATACGGTGATCAGCCTCACCCTCTTTATCCGTCATTAACGGTGCATAATTCAGGAGTTGAGATTACAACAGAACAAGGAGCAAGTGCCCGTGCCGTATTTGAAGGAGTAGTATCGAGTGTAATTGTTTTGTCTCCAATCAACAGAGCTGTTATGATTCAGCATGGAGATTATTTTACAGTTTATCAAAATCTTAGTCAGGTTTTTGTGGAGAAAGGTGATAAAGTAAATGTAAAACAAAGCATAGGAAAAGTGAGAACCAGTGGTGACACCGGAAAAACAATCATTAAGTTTTTAATTCTTCAAAATACATCCAATAACAATCCAGAAGGATGGTTGCAAAACAGATAA
- a CDS encoding lipopolysaccharide biosynthesis protein, producing MGLYKNLFKQTAIYGLATVLPRMLSFLLVRLYTGILPTAEYGEVSIVLSWMVFFNVVLSYGMETAFFRFYSAEDDKKNVIATSTISIFWSSIIFLFAALIFRNTLATLAEVDVQYITYTVWILVLDALVLIPFSKLRANQRPMVYAAIKIGNVIINLLLNIFFLMYLPKLAASNPNSVWDNLYVENFQIAYIFIANLLASLATFIVLSPNYLSLGRKFDPVLWKKMMKYGLPILVAGLAFAVNEHFDKILLGYLLPENLAKSEVGAYSACYKLGLFMVLFATAFRLGIEPFFFSHAKNENAPQTYAVITKYFVILGSLILLGVIVFADVLKYLLLDNKSYWEAMKVVPLIILANFFLGIYNNLSVWYKLTDKTQIGAYISIVGAIVTLILNYVLIPKYSYYGSAIATISAYGSMMLISYILGNRYYPIPYDMNKIGAYLGISIVFSAISFYGFRENYFVGIPLFLGFVYFVYHNEKQTIKGMMNKK from the coding sequence TTGGGATTATATAAAAATCTATTCAAACAAACGGCTATTTACGGACTAGCGACGGTTTTGCCGCGAATGCTGAGTTTTCTGTTAGTCAGATTGTACACAGGTATTTTACCAACTGCAGAATACGGTGAAGTTTCGATTGTTTTGTCCTGGATGGTTTTCTTTAATGTGGTACTTTCGTACGGAATGGAAACTGCATTTTTTAGGTTTTACAGTGCCGAAGACGATAAGAAAAATGTAATAGCTACCTCTACAATTTCAATATTCTGGTCGTCCATAATTTTCCTTTTTGCAGCCTTAATTTTTAGAAATACATTGGCAACTCTGGCCGAAGTAGATGTACAGTACATCACGTACACCGTATGGATCCTGGTTTTAGATGCCTTGGTTTTAATTCCTTTTTCTAAGTTAAGAGCCAATCAGCGGCCAATGGTATATGCGGCCATTAAAATAGGTAACGTTATAATCAATCTATTACTGAATATATTTTTCCTGATGTACCTTCCTAAACTGGCAGCATCAAACCCTAATTCTGTTTGGGATAATTTGTATGTCGAGAACTTCCAGATTGCTTATATTTTCATTGCAAATTTATTGGCGAGTTTAGCGACGTTTATCGTGCTTTCACCAAACTATCTTTCGCTTGGACGAAAATTTGATCCTGTACTTTGGAAGAAAATGATGAAGTATGGTTTGCCTATTTTAGTGGCAGGACTTGCTTTCGCAGTTAACGAGCATTTTGATAAAATTTTGCTGGGATATCTGTTACCGGAGAATCTTGCAAAATCTGAAGTTGGAGCGTATTCAGCCTGTTATAAATTAGGTTTGTTCATGGTTTTATTTGCAACGGCGTTCAGATTAGGAATCGAACCCTTCTTTTTCAGTCATGCGAAAAACGAAAATGCACCTCAGACCTATGCCGTGATTACAAAATACTTCGTGATTTTAGGATCATTGATTTTATTGGGTGTTATTGTATTTGCAGACGTTTTAAAATATTTATTGCTGGATAATAAATCGTATTGGGAGGCCATGAAAGTGGTGCCGTTGATCATTTTGGCAAACTTCTTTTTAGGGATTTACAACAACTTATCGGTTTGGTATAAACTGACAGACAAAACACAAATTGGAGCCTATATCTCGATTGTGGGAGCCATCGTGACTTTGATTTTAAATTATGTTTTAATTCCAAAGTACAGTTACTACGGTTCTGCAATTGCGACTATTTCAGCGTACGGAAGTATGATGTTGATTTCGTATATTTTAGGAAACAGATACTATCCAATCCCTTATGATATGAACAAAATTGGAGCTTACTTAGGAATTTCAATCGTATTTTCGGCTATCTCTTTTTATGGATTCAGAGAAAATTATTTCGTTGGAATCCCGTTGTTTTTGGGCTTTGTCTATTTTGTGTATCATAACGAAAAACAAACAATCAAAGGAATGATGAATAAAAAGTAA
- the atpH gene encoding ATP synthase F1 subunit delta, whose amino-acid sequence MASTRAAIRYAKAILDLANSKGVAEAVNNDMKSIATAIESNEELSAFIQNPTTKVEVKESALLEVFADVNGVTKGLFHLLFENKRFEILEAIALEYKKIFDEGNGVEVAKVTTAIPMDAALEAKVLAKVATLSDKKITIENTVDPSIIGGFILRIGDQQYNASVANRLQVLKRELSN is encoded by the coding sequence ATGGCAAGTACAAGAGCAGCAATTCGTTATGCAAAAGCAATTCTGGACTTAGCAAACTCTAAAGGTGTTGCCGAAGCTGTCAATAACGATATGAAGTCAATTGCAACGGCAATTGAGAGTAATGAAGAATTAAGTGCCTTTATTCAAAACCCAACTACAAAAGTTGAAGTTAAAGAAAGTGCTCTTTTAGAAGTTTTCGCAGATGTAAATGGTGTAACTAAAGGGTTATTTCATTTATTATTTGAAAACAAAAGATTTGAAATTCTGGAAGCTATTGCTTTAGAATACAAAAAAATATTTGACGAAGGTAATGGTGTTGAAGTAGCAAAAGTTACAACAGCAATCCCAATGGATGCCGCTTTAGAAGCTAAAGTTTTGGCAAAAGTGGCGACTTTATCAGATAAAAAAATAACAATTGAAAATACAGTAGACCCATCTATCATTGGAGGGTTTATTTTAAGAATAGGTGATCAACAATACAATGCTTCTGTTGCAAACAGATTGCAGGTATTAAAAAGAGAGTTAAGTAATTAG
- a CDS encoding DUF4292 domain-containing protein — MKKYIAIAILSVFMISCKSKAVAVQNNTSEVKEITPKEEKKVIENHYNNKLDFSTLYVKAGARYVDDKQSQNVTAEIKIEKDKQILVSVRFLGITMAKALITPTAVSYYEKINGTYYEGDFTSLSKWLGTELDYSKVQNLLIGEALDDLRKGKYAQTIVDNLFRLEDEKDSNLKKSFYLDPEKYLLQKEEISQPSENRFLQISYADSKVFNQGILPTSIEISAVQPKGKTNISLNYNTISFNEELSFPYSVPSGYKKVIIK; from the coding sequence ATGAAAAAGTATATAGCGATAGCGATATTGTCCGTTTTTATGATTTCTTGTAAATCAAAGGCGGTTGCAGTGCAGAACAATACCAGTGAAGTAAAAGAAATTACTCCCAAAGAAGAAAAAAAAGTAATAGAGAATCACTACAACAATAAGTTAGATTTTTCAACGCTGTATGTAAAAGCCGGTGCGAGATATGTTGACGATAAACAAAGTCAGAATGTTACGGCTGAGATTAAAATTGAAAAAGACAAACAAATTTTAGTAAGTGTTCGTTTCCTTGGTATTACTATGGCAAAAGCTTTGATTACGCCAACAGCAGTAAGCTACTACGAAAAAATAAACGGGACCTATTACGAAGGCGATTTTACAAGTCTAAGTAAATGGCTGGGAACAGAACTGGATTACAGTAAAGTTCAGAATCTATTGATTGGTGAAGCCTTAGATGATTTGAGAAAAGGAAAATATGCACAAACGATAGTAGATAATCTTTTTCGATTAGAAGATGAAAAAGATTCTAATTTGAAAAAATCATTCTATTTGGATCCTGAAAAATACCTGCTGCAAAAAGAAGAGATCTCACAGCCATCAGAAAACAGATTCTTGCAGATTTCCTATGCCGACAGTAAAGTTTTCAATCAGGGAATACTTCCAACAAGTATTGAAATCAGTGCAGTTCAGCCAAAAGGAAAAACAAATATTAGTTTAAATTACAATACGATTTCGTTTAACGAAGAACTTTCTTTTCCTTACAGTGTGCCAAGCGGTTATAAGAAAGTTATAATTAAGTAA
- the atpE gene encoding ATP synthase F0 subunit C, producing MGTIPTLVGAGLVVIGAGLGLGKIGGSAMDAIARQPEAAGKIQTAMIIIAALLEGLAFAALILGKN from the coding sequence ATGGGAACAATTCCAACTTTAGTAGGTGCAGGTTTAGTAGTAATCGGTGCAGGTTTAGGTTTAGGTAAAATCGGTGGATCTGCTATGGACGCGATTGCTCGTCAACCAGAAGCTGCTGGTAAAATTCAAACTGCGATGATTATTATCGCGGCTTTATTAGAAGGTTTAGCGTTTGCTGCTTTAATCTTAGGAAAAAACTAA
- a CDS encoding sugar phosphate nucleotidyltransferase: MKIIVPMAGRGSRLRPHTLTVPKPLIPVAGKSIVHRLVEDIAKILKEPIEEVAFILGDPAFFGDDLVASLEELAGSLGAKASIYRQDLPLGTGHAIMCAKESLSGPAVIAYADTLIRADFELDPSADAVIWVKQVDQPEAFGVVKLNTNNEIIELVEKPKEFVSDLAVIGIYYFKEVGDLKKELQGVLDNNIQNGGEYQINDGIKAMMANGKIFKTGSVDEWMDCGNKDVTVETNSRMLGFLHNDGEHLVDYDVKLENSTIIPPCYIGENVVLKNTTVGPNVSIGKGCHVTDSTISNSLIQSYSQIKNAQLDNAMIGNHVVYDGKFSSVSIGDYSVLE, encoded by the coding sequence ATGAAGATAATCGTTCCAATGGCGGGTCGTGGATCAAGACTTAGACCACATACTTTAACAGTTCCAAAACCATTAATTCCAGTTGCAGGTAAATCGATCGTGCACCGATTGGTGGAAGACATTGCCAAAATTTTAAAAGAACCTATTGAAGAGGTTGCTTTTATTTTAGGAGACCCGGCTTTTTTTGGAGACGATCTTGTAGCAAGTTTAGAAGAACTGGCTGGAAGTTTAGGCGCTAAAGCTTCAATCTATCGTCAGGATTTACCTTTAGGGACAGGTCACGCGATTATGTGTGCCAAAGAATCTTTATCAGGTCCGGCAGTAATTGCTTATGCAGATACTTTAATCAGAGCCGATTTTGAATTAGATCCTTCTGCCGATGCCGTTATTTGGGTGAAACAAGTGGATCAGCCGGAAGCATTTGGGGTTGTAAAATTAAATACTAATAATGAAATTATAGAATTAGTAGAAAAACCAAAAGAATTTGTGAGTGACTTAGCAGTTATTGGAATCTATTATTTTAAAGAAGTAGGTGATTTGAAAAAGGAACTTCAGGGAGTTTTGGATAATAATATTCAAAATGGTGGAGAATATCAGATCAACGACGGTATCAAAGCCATGATGGCGAACGGTAAAATTTTTAAAACCGGAAGTGTGGATGAATGGATGGATTGCGGAAATAAAGATGTTACTGTTGAAACAAATTCAAGAATGTTAGGGTTTTTACACAATGACGGGGAGCATTTAGTAGATTACGATGTGAAACTTGAAAACTCAACCATCATTCCACCGTGTTATATTGGCGAAAATGTAGTGTTGAAAAACACAACAGTTGGTCCAAATGTATCCATTGGTAAAGGTTGTCACGTTACAGACAGTACAATTAGCAACAGTTTAATACAATCCTATTCTCAAATAAAAAATGCACAGCTTGACAATGCAATGATTGGAAATCATGTGGTTTATGATGGTAAGTTTAGCAGTGTCAGCATTGGAGATTATTCAGTTTTAGAATAG
- the atpG gene encoding ATP synthase F1 subunit gamma, whose amino-acid sequence MANLKEIRNRITSVSSTMQITSAMKMVSAAKLKKAQDAITAMRPYAEKLTELLQNLSATLDGEVGGDYTTQREVKKVLLVAITSNRGLCGAFNSNVIKEVKNRTEFYAGKQVDVFAIGKKGNDVLSKTHKVHGHHNAIFDHLTFENVAGIADNLTEKFLTGEYDRIELIYNQFKNAATQIVQTEQFLPLAPIKSDAAVSTGDYIFEPSKEEIVLTLIPKSLKTQLYKGIRDSFASEHGARMTAMHKATDNATELRNQLKLTYNKARQAAITNEILEIVGGAEALNG is encoded by the coding sequence ATGGCAAATTTAAAGGAAATCCGTAATAGAATTACTTCCGTTTCATCGACGATGCAGATTACATCGGCTATGAAAATGGTTTCTGCTGCAAAGCTTAAGAAAGCACAAGATGCAATCACTGCGATGCGCCCTTATGCCGAGAAATTAACGGAGTTGTTGCAAAATCTTTCCGCTACACTTGATGGTGAAGTTGGAGGTGATTACACTACTCAACGTGAAGTAAAAAAAGTATTGCTTGTAGCCATAACTTCAAACAGAGGTTTATGTGGTGCATTCAATTCTAACGTAATTAAAGAGGTTAAGAATCGTACCGAATTTTACGCAGGAAAACAAGTTGACGTTTTTGCTATTGGTAAAAAAGGAAATGATGTTTTAAGCAAAACGCATAAAGTACACGGTCATCATAATGCAATTTTTGATCATTTAACTTTTGAAAATGTTGCCGGAATTGCTGATAACTTAACAGAGAAATTCCTTACTGGAGAGTACGACAGAATCGAATTGATCTACAATCAGTTTAAAAATGCTGCGACTCAAATTGTTCAGACAGAACAGTTTTTACCGTTAGCTCCAATTAAATCTGATGCTGCAGTTTCTACAGGAGATTACATTTTTGAACCTTCAAAAGAAGAAATCGTGTTGACTTTGATTCCTAAATCATTAAAAACACAATTATATAAAGGAATCCGCGATTCATTTGCTTCAGAACACGGAGCACGTATGACAGCAATGCACAAAGCAACTGACAACGCAACTGAATTAAGAAACCAGTTGAAATTAACTTACAACAAAGCACGTCAGGCTGCTATTACGAACGAGATCTTAGAAATCGTTGGTGGAGCGGAAGCTTTAAATGGATAA
- a CDS encoding GNAT family N-acetyltransferase, which translates to MKLQVQELTTVEEMLDQIETMRFLYPNLSVEKYAAYLSEMVPHNYIQIGVFEEGVCLGITGCWSATKLWTGKYLEIDNFVVNPYVRSKGIGKLLTDYIEQKALDLDCSSIVLDAFTGNFAAHRFYYNQGYAPRGFHFVKILDEEKLTH; encoded by the coding sequence ATGAAACTACAAGTACAAGAACTTACTACAGTTGAAGAAATGTTGGACCAAATTGAAACCATGCGATTTCTTTATCCAAATCTTTCAGTCGAAAAGTACGCAGCATATCTTTCAGAAATGGTTCCACATAACTACATCCAGATCGGAGTTTTTGAAGAGGGCGTTTGTTTAGGAATTACCGGTTGCTGGTCGGCTACCAAATTATGGACAGGTAAATATCTTGAAATAGACAATTTTGTCGTAAATCCGTACGTTAGATCAAAGGGAATTGGCAAACTACTAACGGATTATATCGAACAGAAAGCCCTGGATTTAGATTGCAGCAGTATCGTTTTGGATGCTTTTACCGGAAATTTTGCCGCGCATCGTTTCTATTACAATCAGGGGTACGCGCCAAGAGGTTTTCATTTTGTTAAAATTTTGGACGAAGAAAAATTAACTCACTAA